A genomic region of Lysinibacillus sp. 2017 contains the following coding sequences:
- the rbsK gene encoding ribokinase, which translates to MITVVGSINMDIVCQTDVFPKQGETVLGQRFETIPGGKGANQAVAAARLGSAVTMIGAVGQDSFGPALLKTLQDETIETNTVATVETNTGIANITLFEQDNRIIVVPGANFEVTPEMVDKHEDVLKNSKLVVMQLEIPVETVEHTMAICKKHGVPVLLNPAPARNFKPEWMDKIAYATPNETECAFIFNEEVETSLAKYPNKLIVTLGEDGAMYHNGEKIVKLPCYKTTAVDTTGAGDTFNGAFAHKICEGASIEDAVHFANIAGSLSVEKFGAQGGMPTLEAVNARIKGE; encoded by the coding sequence GTGATTACAGTAGTAGGAAGTATTAATATGGACATCGTTTGTCAAACGGACGTGTTTCCTAAGCAAGGTGAAACCGTATTGGGACAAAGATTTGAAACGATTCCTGGTGGAAAAGGTGCCAATCAAGCAGTTGCAGCAGCTCGCTTAGGTAGCGCGGTAACAATGATTGGAGCAGTAGGACAAGATAGCTTTGGTCCAGCACTTTTAAAAACATTACAAGATGAAACAATTGAGACAAATACAGTTGCTACTGTTGAAACAAATACAGGCATTGCCAACATCACTTTATTTGAACAAGATAACCGTATTATCGTTGTACCAGGTGCAAATTTTGAGGTAACACCAGAAATGGTGGACAAACATGAAGATGTTTTAAAAAATTCGAAGCTTGTTGTGATGCAATTAGAAATTCCTGTAGAAACAGTTGAGCATACAATGGCAATTTGTAAAAAACATGGTGTTCCCGTGTTATTAAATCCTGCGCCAGCGCGAAATTTCAAACCTGAGTGGATGGATAAAATTGCTTATGCGACACCTAATGAAACAGAATGTGCATTTATTTTCAATGAAGAAGTAGAAACATCTTTAGCAAAATATCCGAACAAACTCATCGTAACATTGGGTGAAGATGGTGCGATGTATCATAACGGCGAAAAAATTGTGAAATTGCCATGTTATAAAACAACTGCTGTTGATACAACTGGTGCTGGTGATACTTTTAATGGTGCATTTGCGCATAAAATTTGTGAAGGTGCTTCTATTGAAGATGCGGTTCATTTTGCGAATATTGCAGGTTCGTTATCGGTAGAAAAGTTTGGAGCACAAGGCGGCATGCCGACATTAGAAGCAGTAAATGCAAGAATTAAGGGAGAATGA
- the rbsD gene encoding D-ribose pyranase produces MKKHGILNRELAGIFAKLGHTDQIVIADCGLPIPEGVPCIDLAYKLGEPSFLTILNVVLDDLVVESAVLAEEIKEQNVAVHTVVSEKLAASYVSHEQFKQLTKSAKVIIRTGETTPYANIILQSGVIF; encoded by the coding sequence ATGAAGAAGCATGGAATTTTAAATCGCGAATTGGCAGGTATTTTTGCTAAGCTTGGACATACTGATCAAATCGTTATCGCAGATTGCGGTTTACCGATTCCAGAGGGTGTACCATGTATTGATTTAGCCTATAAATTAGGTGAACCATCGTTTTTAACGATTTTAAATGTTGTGCTGGATGATTTAGTTGTGGAATCAGCAGTTTTAGCAGAAGAAATTAAAGAACAAAATGTAGCTGTGCATACCGTTGTTTCAGAGAAGTTAGCAGCGAGCTATGTATCACATGAGCAATTTAAGCAATTAACAAAAAGTGCAAAAGTTATTATTCGAACAGGTGAAACAACACCTTACGCCAACATTATTTTACAAAGCGGCGTTATTTTCTAG